ATTCATTATTCAAGCTTTCACCATTAACTTTGATGGTGATGCAGAAGATGTCAACTGGGAAGGTTTTCTGTTGGCATGAAACTGGAGAACTCTTCTGAAACTGAGTTTTCCCCCCACATACTACATTTTTATACTAAAAGCAACACTGTTGTTGTTTCAGGAAGAGTCTGGTGCCCATTTAGACATTGGCCCTGGAGCAGAAGATGATAGGCTGAATGACCTTCCTAgctcctccccctctgtcccttTCCAATCCACAGTGGGATCCAAGAAGAAGAGGCATCGAGTTCTAAAACAGGAGAAAGACCCACAGGTGTGAGACGCACTCATAAACCTTGAGTGTGAAATTAACGTGCACTCCCAAACTAAATGAATGAACAAAGACTAGTGGTGAAATGTTTGTGCGACTGTGCAGAGAAAGGTGACGGCTTCTCCTTTACACTGACAGTGCCTTGCGTGTTCTATTCTGTGCATATGGAACAGATTGCACTGCAGCGTTCTCCAATCTGGCAGATGACAATTCTGTCAGTCTGTTTccctacagtggttctgttgttAACACCATCTTCACTCCTCTCCACAGACTGAAGCAGACCTCTCCGTGTTGGCAGAGACGCAGTTCAGTGACTTTCCCAGCCCAACCGCTTTGTCTCACTGACCAGGGGAATGGCCGGCTGCTAGTGGGAGGAGAAATGAGGCAGCATTCTGTTGCTTGGACTCCCACTTCCCCAGATGTGATGTCACTGAAACACATACAGCCAGGGCTCTTGGGGATGTTCTGAAAGTTGTATTGAGCTTGAGTGCTGAAATGATGGAATAGGATGAAGCTACACCTGATCTAAGGTTCTATGCGGATGCTGTCTACAGAACCTTGCAGATAGAAATGAAAAACGTAGTGGATATGATTATCATTTAAGCACGACTATGATCTGTGGAAATGGCTGAAGGTCTTGACCATGGTAATCCACCCATTCTGATCGAGTAGAGAATGGATGGTCCGGTCCTTGCGGAAGTTACATTGACAGTACATTTATTGATGTGAACCTTTTATCAGGATACTCTGGACATGTTTTATGATTGTTTGTTGACTTGATGCTTACTAAATGTTCCGTATAAAATGTTTATTCAGAACTTCAGGATtcagtttttttatatattttaccaTTGACCCATCAATAATCTGATAAACCAATCACAGGAATGTATACCTGCGGAAGTTGTCCAACGACGGTGGAGAATTTGGTCCTATCATAGCTTGGAGGTAGGGTTTAGGGCGGAATCCACATTTTGTGGGTGGGATTTAGCTACCGTCCATCTTTAGTGTACTGTACAGGCAGATTGACGAAAAGAAAACAAAATTTGGAAGTAAAGAAGACTGGGGAAATAGTTTTAGTTCTAATTGAAAGAGACAAACGAAAAGCCCAAACCCTAGGTAAATGTCTAAAACAAATGTGAATTTAGCTGGTTGACACAGTTTCCCTAATTTTCATAAattaccagctagctagctagcattgtgattgcagtagctagctacatttgctaGCATTATAACAATTACCAACATAACGTCAAATGTGCCCAAAATATAATCGCAATATATATACACTTCATGCATAATAATGCATCGAATAGCAATTGCATTGGAATTAGTTGTCGAAACCTGCAAAACAGCATGTGAATTggctacgttagctagctggctaatgttgcTGACATTTCCAGCGAGACATCTATTGACCTGTTTTACGATTGATGAAAATAGTGATGTACGCAAAAATTATAAGCATGTTAATTATTTGCTAAACCAAGGTACATTTCGTTGCAAGTGTTTGTATTATCTGTAGCTAGTTGGTGCTAGGAAGCTAGCTAGGGACTTAGATACAATGCAATCAATGTTCATTGTGTCTGTTTGCATTATGCTTTTAGTTAACGTTAATATGTTATCTCCTTCTATCAATGAAAGACGGTATGAGGACATTGTCGTAGTGAAGCCATGGCTGATAAGAGAAAACTTCAAGGTAACTAGCATAGAGCGATGATGGACGTAATGGACTGGACACTGACCTCACACTTTCGATTATCAGTTATTTAAATTATTTGATTAATCTTTGAGATTCAATGTAATATGTTAGTCCAGTAAAATAGATTGGCATATTTTCATAATGACCTCTTTCTTTCCTCCCCAGGTGAAATTGACAGATGTTTGAAAAAGGTAGCTGAAGGCGTAGAACAGTTTGAAGACATTTGGCAGAAGGTGAGGACTCCTTAACACTATGCATTGCATATTCACTGTGCATGAAACAATGATTTGTCTCCTATCAAACAAACTGATCTTTGTCACTTTGTTTCACAGCTTCACAATGCAGCCAATGCCAACCAAAAGGAAAAATATGAGGCAGACCTTAAAAAAGAGATTAAAAAGCTACAGGTAAGACTAATTGCCTACTAATAGTAAGAAATATATGAAGCTGTCTTAATATCCCATGTTGTCTGCTCACTCATAAAGCTATGGGTCTTTACTTAAGTTCTAATTGTTGTTTTCTTGTCATCTCTCCTGCAGCGATTGAGGGATCAGATAAAAACATGGGTGGCATCAAATGAGATCAAAGACAAAAGGCAGCTAGTGGAGAATCGCAAGGTCATAGAGACGGTAATACTCTCCAAAATAGCTTCTTTGTTTAACACTGATAGGAGAAAAGAGCGGATATGTCTCCACCATATTGTGTTTACCTTTCAACTAGGGCCAGGACGATACCAGTGTTGCGATACTCGTTAGTaccgtggcaaggaaacaaaacacgaagcagataaacattttttttatcattATGTTGGCCAGagggacatttatttattttccaagctatagcacacaatattttacgtACAGCAGGGTTTTAAAGGACcatagccataagactgctaaatagttaattaaATGTTTCTATGGACTATCTGCATTAACCCTACCTCAAATCCCAATTCTATTTGGCACATGTTTTGTAAACAAtcggtgtagactaacagtgcaGAGAAAAgtatagaaaaataataacatgaggaataaatacacaataggtaacaataacttggctatatatacagggtaccagtactgagtatgtgtaggggtacgagctaattgaggtagatgtgtacaaccgtatacactgaacaaaaatatgaactcaacatgtaaagtgttggtcccatgtttcatgagctgaaataaaagatcccagaaatcttCAATACGCAcataaagcttatttctttcaaattttgagcacaaatttgtttatatccctgttagtgagcttttctaatttgctaagataatccatccacctgacaggtgtggcatatcaagaagcagattaaacagcatgatgatTACACAGTTGCGCCTTGTGCTGGGTTCAATAAAaggcaacacaatgccacagatgtcaagttttgtgggagcgtgcaattggcatgctgactgcaggaatgtccaccagtgctgttgccagataatttgttaatttctctaccataaactgcctccaaagttgttttagagaatttgggtggggggggggggggagtatatcTGTCACTAATGAAGCCCTTTTATGGGGAAAAACTTATTTTGATTGGCTGGtcctggctcctcagtgggtgggccAGGCTGCCAAAtaggtgggcctggctgccaaatgggtgggcctatgcccagcCATGGCTGCaccactgcccagtcatgtgaaatccgtagattaggCAGATACCCTCCCAGGCACACGCATGGCTGCACCCCtacccagtcgtgaaatccatagattagggcctaatgaatttatttattattattatttatttccttatatgaactgtagctcagtgaaatattttaaattgttgaatgactaggcaacaggatatataataaacagtaacagcagcgtagGTGTTGGGTcgaaagagttagtgcaaaagggatcaatgcagatagtccgggtagctattggttaactattatTATCTTGCACTgactatgcacactcacaagactatatatacgcactatacactgagtgtacaaaacattaggaactccttcctaatattgagttgtacccccttttgccctcagaacagcctaaatttgtcaggcatggactctacaaggtgtcaagggtttcacagggatgctggccaatgttgactccaatgcttcccacagttgtcaagttggctggatgttctttgggtgggggaccgttcttgatacacacaggaaaccttTTAGCGTGGAAAACCCAgaagtgttgcagttcttgacacactcaaaccggtgcatctggcacttactaccataccctgttcaaaggcacttaaagctTTTGTCTTGCCCGCtgtccctctgaatggcacacatacacaatccgtctcaaggcttaaaaatctttctttaacctgtctccttcccttcatcgacactgatttcaaggggatttaacaggtgacatcaataagggatcatagcattcacctggtctgtcatgaaaagagcaggtgttcctaatgttttgtacactcagtctatatacacatatactacactgacactcacacagcccacacacattcacatacactacatgcgAACGCATACcaacacactttcacactcatcatttgttgctgctactctgttcattatTCTTATTCTTACTATTATCTATTCTGATGCCTAGTCACGTTGTGTTTTCTGTACACATCTATCTCAAGTACCTTGttctgtacccctgcacattgatctggtactggtactccctgtatatacactatatatacaaaagtatgtggaacccattgaaatgaatggattcagctatttcagccacaccagcagctgacaggtgtataaagtcgagcacacagtcatgcaatctccatagacaaatattgtcagtagaatggcctaactgaagagctcagttcgtcacatttctgacctgctagagctgccccggacaactgtaagtgatgttattgtgaagtggaaacgtctaggagcaacaatggctcagccgcgaagtggtaggccacacaagctcacagaacgggaccgccaattGCTCAAGCGCGTAGctcataaaaatcgtctgtcatTGGTTGCAACACTaactatcgagttccaaactacctctggaagcaacgtcagcacaagaactgttcgtctggagcttcttGAAAAAAAtgtccatggccgagcagccgcacacaagcctaagatcactatgtgCAATGCTAAGCGTccgctggagtggtgtaaagcttgccgtcattggactctggagcagtggaaacacgttctctggagtgatgaatcatgcttcaccatttggcagtctgacagactaatctgggtttggcggatggcaggagaacgctacctgccccaatgcatagtgcaaactgtaaagtttgatggtgGAGGAATATTGGTTTGGGTCTGtttttatggttcgggctaggccccttagttccagtaaattgaaatcttaacgctacagcatacaatgatatagacgattctgtgcttccaactttgtggcaacagtttggggaaggccctttcctgtttcagcaagataatgcccccgtgcacaaagtaacgtccatacagaaatgatttgtcgagatcggtgtggaagaacttgactggcctgcacagccctaacctcaaccccatgggatgaattggaatgccgactgcgatccaggcctaatcgcccaacgtcAGTGCCAAACTtcgctaatgctcttgtggccgaatggaagcaagtccctgcagcaatgttccaacactagtgagaagccttcccagaagagtagaggctgttatagcagcaaaggggggaccaactccttattaatgcccatggttttggaatgagacgttcaatgagtaggtgttcacatacacatacttctggtcatgtaCTGTAGcttcattcttgtgtattttattcctcctgtgttactatttttattattatttttcaaggGCCCGTAAGCAAGCATTTTACGAAAAGTCTACTCccgttgtattcagtgcatgtgacaaataaatttttATTTGACCAAAGGGTTTCGTctgcttatttaaaaaaaatatttgccaTGGAAAAAATTGGTATCAATTTTGGTATCATCACAGCCCTACTTTCAACTCATCTCAGTGCTCATGGAGAGGGTATGCGATCCTGTCTGACATAACATCTGACATTCTCTCCTTAGCAAATGGAGCGGTTTAAGGTGGTAGAGCGGGAGACAAAGACGAAGGCCTACTCTAAAGAAGGCCTGGGGCTCGCCCTGAAAGTGGACCCAGctcagagggagaaagaagagacGGGAAACTGGCTAACGGTAACAGCCTCTGGGCCGTTGGTATTTTGACTCATGCATAATAGTGGTAGTGTCTCCTGAACGATGGGTCGGGTGGATGGTTCACACTGGCTCTGCCTTGTTTTCTGGGTGGTGATCTGTTCTTCTTTTCCcccattctctctttttctcccccagAATACGATAGACACTCTAAATATGCAGGTGGACCAGTTTGAGAGTGAGGTGGAATCCCTCTTCATTCAAACCaggaagaagaaaggagagaaagaggtcaGTCTCCTTCCATCTCATTTCCTATACATTAACTATTGCTGTGTATGTagtctaattaagcaataaggcccggggtgtggtatatgggcaatataccatggctaagggctgttcttatccatgacgcaacacggagtgcctggatacagcccttagccgtggtatactggccatataccacaaacccccggggtgccttattgctattataaactggtaaccaacgtaattagaacagtaaaaatacatgttttgtcacaaatgcggtatacagtctgatataccacagctctCAGCCCATCagtattcagggctcaaaccacccagtttataataatgaATCAGATATTGGGTTGGATGATGTTGCTCCTAGTCTCTGATCTAAGGCCAGTCTTGCATTTCCCCCTAAAAGGATTTGGGGAAGGCAAGTTGATCTGACATCTGTGCCTAAGAAAGACTTCTACCTGCATTACAAAAGTCACCTGAACAGTTTATAACCACGTGTGCCTGTTTCTCTGGCTGTCTCGTAGAAGCAGGATCGCATTGAGGAGCTAAAGAGGTTTATAGAAAGGCATAGGTACCACATTCGCATGCTGGAGACCATCCTGCGCATGCTAGACAACGACTCGGTGCAGGTGGACTCCATCCAGAAGATCAAGGACGACGTGGAGTACTACATGGAGTCGTCACAGGACCCAGACTTTGAGGAGAACGAGTTCATTTACGACGACCTGGATCTGGAGGACATCCGTGAGTCGCCCATGGACAGCCAGGAGCTCGATGACGAGTCCTGGGATGATCATGATGATGATGCTCATGCTATCAGCTGTGGGTCTGGATGAATGGTCCCTCATGAACGTCTGTTGGGTCTGGGTGGATGGATGTTCTCTAATCAACATCTGTTAGCTGGGTTGACTGTCGGTTTAGAAGAGCTTGATCTGTGGTGTTTCTGTGGCTCTGGATGTTGATGATTGTTAAAAACAACATTTATATATTAGATTTCCCCTGAAAATCTTATCATTGAAATAAACCAGTAGCCTTTTCTCCCTGATTTATGcccttcactctttctctccctctctctccccctctagctGCAGCACTGGTGGCCACCTCTCCAACGGGCATGGGGAACATAGAGGATGAGATGTTCCTCCACTCGAGCAGCActcccacctccaccacctcctcttcccccatccctccatccccggCCACCTGCACTGCTGTAAGCACATCTGCCTTCACTGATTGGTTGTTTGTATAGAAACTACAATCATTTTCTTGATCAGTGTCATAAAAGTACATTGATACTTACACATGCACTGTTTGTGCCTGCATGGGTTCTGCAGGAGAACTCTGAGGACGATAAGAAGAGAGGGCGGTCGACAGACAGGGACGTTAGTCAGGTAAGACAGAGCTTCTACAATATATATTTATAGCTCAATAGAGAACTGGATTTCTTCAGAAATGTAGTTTCCCTGTTCTGTTTGTACTAAACTGATGCTCTGTCATTTTCAGTCTCCTGCGAAGAACGGCACTTCCTCCTTGTTGTTGTCCTTTTCCTCGTCCGCCAATTCCgggtcctcttcttcctcctctcttgtcTCCATGGCCGCCGTTGTCGGAGGCAACCCTGGGGTTCCCACAAGCAACAGTCTAATAGGAAGCTTCAGCAGCGCCGTACAACAACATCAGCCTCAACCTCCACAGCAACCAGTCCTGCAGCCACtgcaacaaccacaacaaccccAAACAAAACCTTGCACCCCCAGCCCACCCAGCCACCCCCTTCTCTCCAccgccccctctctccccacacccACCACACCCATCTCAGCCTCCCCAAACTCCCTGCCCCAGGTCTCGCCTGGTCATATCCTCAACTCCAGCCTAGGCCTTGGGTTGGGCCTGGGTAAAGTTGGCATGACGGGGACAAGCAGTGCCAACTCAATGTCTGGTCTGGGCCTGACTGGGATGTCTGCCTCTCTGAACACCATGGCAGGCCTGCTCTCTGGGTCCACCCATGCCCCTTACGCCCAGGCAGCCGCGTTGGGAGGCCTGGGTCTGAGTACCACTACCCAGTCCAGTGTCTCACTGGAGAGCTCCTCCATCCCCACCTCTTGCTCCAGTGGAGTGACCACCAACGGGGCTGGGACAGGCCTGGGCCTGCTGGGGTCCAGCCCAGCACACGGCTCCCTGACTGGGGGGATCCTGGGCCTGGTGCCTGGGCAGAGTGTGATCCCTGGGCCCCCTCTGATCCCTCTCAGCCCTGTTGGTGCTGCCCCTGGGGGGGCAGTGGGGATGATGGGAGGAAACGGAGGAAGCATGGGGCCAATCGGAGGAGTAGTTGGGTCGAACGCAGCCCCTGCCAGACCGCCCAGTGGACTGAAGCAGAACGGAAGCACAAGTATGTtcactgtctgtgtggctgtctggGTTTGTCTGTTTCTTTATGCACCTTTTCTGGATGTGGGATTGAGCATTAGTAGTAATGTTTCCACCGTCTTTCCCATGGCATAGGTTACAGTGCTGTGGTGGCAGAGAGCACAGCAGAGTCCGCCTTCAGCACACCCAGCCAATCACAGAGCAGCCAGCCTTCCTCGCTGACCTCCTCAGCCAGTCAGCCGTAAGTGATGTCAAATTCATCCAAGACCACAATCTGTTAATTTTTTATGATAAAAATATCCTtatgtcttctctct
The genomic region above belongs to Oncorhynchus mykiss isolate Arlee chromosome 3, USDA_OmykA_1.1, whole genome shotgun sequence and contains:
- the cnot3a gene encoding CCR4-NOT transcription complex subunit 3a isoform X2 — protein: MADKRKLQGEIDRCLKKVAEGVEQFEDIWQKLHNAANANQKEKYEADLKKEIKKLQRLRDQIKTWVASNEIKDKRQLVENRKVIETQMERFKVVERETKTKAYSKEGLGLALKVDPAQREKEETGNWLTNTIDTLNMQVDQFESEVESLFIQTRKKKGEKEDRIEELKRFIERHRYHIRMLETILRMLDNDSVQVDSIQKIKDDVEYYMESSQDPDFEENEFIYDDLDLEDIRESPMDSQELDDESWDDHDDDAHAISSAALVATSPTGMGNIEDEMFLHSSSTPTSTTSSSPIPPSPATCTAENSEDDKKRGRSTDRDVSQSPAKNGTSSLLLSFSSSANSGSSSSSSLVSMAAVVGGNPGVPTSNSLIGSFSSAVQQHQPQPPQQPVLQPLQQPQQPQTKPCTPSPPSHPLLSTAPSLPTPTTPISASPNSLPQVSPGHILNSSLGLGLGLGKVGMTGTSSANSMSGLGLTGMSASLNTMAGLLSGSTHAPYAQAAALGGLGLSTTTQSSVSLESSSIPTSCSSGVTTNGAGTGLGLLGSSPAHGSLTGGILGLVPGQSVIPGPPLIPLSPVGAAPGGAVGMMGGNGGSMGPIGGVVGSNAAPARPPSGLKQNGSTSYSAVVAESTAESAFSTPSQSQSSQPSSLTSSASQPMDNGPSLINSITLPPSSPSPSFSDSIPGGGSLLNGPHSYTQASEGLKLPTDLRQILMETRMSAQAPEPPGAMATATNTRKRKQCQAPEPLSSLKAMAERAALGSGLDGEIPNLHLTDRDIFSGSSAAPGTPAAPQPSLSEVSIPPSLGVCPLGPTPLSKDQVYQQTMQESAWTHMPHPSDSERIRQYLMRNPCPTLPFHHQMPPHHSDSIEFYQRLSTETLFFIFYYLEGTKAQYLSAKALKKQSWRFHTKYMMWFQRHEEPKTITDEFEQGTYIYFDYEKWGQRKKEGFTFEYRYLEDRDLQ
- the cnot3a gene encoding CCR4-NOT transcription complex subunit 3a isoform X3 produces the protein MADKRKLQGEIDRCLKKVAEGVEQFEDIWQKLHNAANANQKEKYEADLKKEIKKLQRLRDQIKTWVASNEIKDKRQLVENRKVIETQMERFKVVERETKTKAYSKEGLGLALKVDPAQREKEETGNWLTNTIDTLNMQVDQFESEVESLFIQTRKKKGEKEKQDRIEELKRFIERHRYHIRMLETILRMLDNDSVQVDSIQKIKDDVEYYMESSQDPDFEENEFIYDDLDLEDIPAALVATSPTGMGNIEDEMFLHSSSTPTSTTSSSPIPPSPATCTAENSEDDKKRGRSTDRDVSQSPAKNGTSSLLLSFSSSANSGSSSSSSLVSMAAVVGGNPGVPTSNSLIGSFSSAVQQHQPQPPQQPVLQPLQQPQQPQTKPCTPSPPSHPLLSTAPSLPTPTTPISASPNSLPQVSPGHILNSSLGLGLGLGKVGMTGTSSANSMSGLGLTGMSASLNTMAGLLSGSTHAPYAQAAALGGLGLSTTTQSSVSLESSSIPTSCSSGVTTNGAGTGLGLLGSSPAHGSLTGGILGLVPGQSVIPGPPLIPLSPVGAAPGGAVGMMGGNGGSMGPIGGVVGSNAAPARPPSGLKQNGSTSYSAVVAESTAESAFSTPSQSQSSQPSSLTSSASQPMDNGPSLINSITLPPSSPSPSFSDSIPGGGSLLNGPHSYTQASEGLKLPTDLRQILMETRMSAQAPEPPGAMATATNTRKRKQCQAPEPLSSLKAMAERAALGSGLDGEIPNLHLTDRDIFSGSSAAPGTPAAPQPSLSEVSIPPSLGVCPLGPTPLSKDQVYQQTMQESAWTHMPHPSDSERIRQYLMRNPCPTLPFHHQMPPHHSDSIEFYQRLSTETLFFIFYYLEGTKAQYLSAKALKKQSWRFHTKYMMWFQRHEEPKTITDEFEQGTYIYFDYEKWGQRKKEGFTFEYRYLEDRDLQ
- the cnot3a gene encoding CCR4-NOT transcription complex subunit 3a isoform X1; this encodes MADKRKLQGEIDRCLKKVAEGVEQFEDIWQKLHNAANANQKEKYEADLKKEIKKLQRLRDQIKTWVASNEIKDKRQLVENRKVIETQMERFKVVERETKTKAYSKEGLGLALKVDPAQREKEETGNWLTNTIDTLNMQVDQFESEVESLFIQTRKKKGEKEKQDRIEELKRFIERHRYHIRMLETILRMLDNDSVQVDSIQKIKDDVEYYMESSQDPDFEENEFIYDDLDLEDIRESPMDSQELDDESWDDHDDDAHAISSAALVATSPTGMGNIEDEMFLHSSSTPTSTTSSSPIPPSPATCTAENSEDDKKRGRSTDRDVSQSPAKNGTSSLLLSFSSSANSGSSSSSSLVSMAAVVGGNPGVPTSNSLIGSFSSAVQQHQPQPPQQPVLQPLQQPQQPQTKPCTPSPPSHPLLSTAPSLPTPTTPISASPNSLPQVSPGHILNSSLGLGLGLGKVGMTGTSSANSMSGLGLTGMSASLNTMAGLLSGSTHAPYAQAAALGGLGLSTTTQSSVSLESSSIPTSCSSGVTTNGAGTGLGLLGSSPAHGSLTGGILGLVPGQSVIPGPPLIPLSPVGAAPGGAVGMMGGNGGSMGPIGGVVGSNAAPARPPSGLKQNGSTSYSAVVAESTAESAFSTPSQSQSSQPSSLTSSASQPMDNGPSLINSITLPPSSPSPSFSDSIPGGGSLLNGPHSYTQASEGLKLPTDLRQILMETRMSAQAPEPPGAMATATNTRKRKQCQAPEPLSSLKAMAERAALGSGLDGEIPNLHLTDRDIFSGSSAAPGTPAAPQPSLSEVSIPPSLGVCPLGPTPLSKDQVYQQTMQESAWTHMPHPSDSERIRQYLMRNPCPTLPFHHQMPPHHSDSIEFYQRLSTETLFFIFYYLEGTKAQYLSAKALKKQSWRFHTKYMMWFQRHEEPKTITDEFEQGTYIYFDYEKWGQRKKEGFTFEYRYLEDRDLQ
- the cnot3a gene encoding CCR4-NOT transcription complex subunit 3a isoform X5, giving the protein MADKRKLQGEIDRCLKKVAEGVEQFEDIWQKLHNAANANQKEKYEADLKKEIKKLQRLRDQIKTWVASNEIKDKRQLVENRKVIETQMERFKVVERETKTKAYSKEGLGLALKVDPAQREKEETGNWLTNTIDTLNMQVDQFESEVESLFIQTRKKKGEKEKQDRIEELKRFIERHRYHIRMLETILRMLDNDSVQVDSIQKIKDDVEYYMESSQDPDFEENEFIYDDLDLEDIPAALVATSPTGMGNIEDEMFLHSSSTPTSTTSSSPIPPSPATCTAENSEDDKKRGRSTDRDVSQSPAKNGTSSLLLSFSSSANSGSSSSSSLVSMAAVVGGNPGVPTSNSLIGSFSSAVQQHQPQPPQQPVLQPLQQPQQPQTKPCTPSPPSHPLLSTAPSLPTPTTPISASPNSLPQVSPGHILNSSLGLGLGLGKVGMTGTSSANSMSGLGLTGMSASLNTMAGLLSGSTHAPYAQAAALGGLGLSTTTQSSVSLESSSIPTSCSSGVTTNGAGTGLGLLGSSPAHGSLTGGILGLVPGQSVIPGPPLIPLSPVGAAPGGAVGMMGGNGGSMGPIGGVVGSNAAPARPPSGLKQNGSTSYSAVVAESTAESAFSTPSQSQSSQPSSLTSSASQPMDNGPSLINSITLPPSSPSPSFSDSIPGGGSLLNGPHSYTQASEGLKAPEPLSSLKAMAERAALGSGLDGEIPNLHLTDRDIFSGSSAAPGTPAAPQPSLSEVSIPPSLGVCPLGPTPLSKDQVYQQTMQESAWTHMPHPSDSERIRQYLMRNPCPTLPFHHQMPPHHSDSIEFYQRLSTETLFFIFYYLEGTKAQYLSAKALKKQSWRFHTKYMMWFQRHEEPKTITDEFEQGTYIYFDYEKWGQRKKEGFTFEYRYLEDRDLQ
- the cnot3a gene encoding CCR4-NOT transcription complex subunit 3a isoform X4, which encodes MADKRKLQGEIDRCLKKVAEGVEQFEDIWQKLHNAANANQKEKYEADLKKEIKKLQRLRDQIKTWVASNEIKDKRQLVENRKVIETQMERFKVVERETKTKAYSKEGLGLALKVDPAQREKEETGNWLTNTIDTLNMQVDQFESEVESLFIQTRKKKGEKEKQDRIEELKRFIERHRYHIRMLETILRMLDNDSVQVDSIQKIKDDVEYYMESSQDPDFEENEFIYDDLDLEDIRESPMDSQELDDESWDDHDDDAHAISSAALVATSPTGMGNIEDEMFLHSSSTPTSTTSSSPIPPSPATCTAENSEDDKKRGRSTDRDVSQSPAKNGTSSLLLSFSSSANSGSSSSSSLVSMAAVVGGNPGVPTSNSLIGSFSSAVQQHQPQPPQQPVLQPLQQPQQPQTKPCTPSPPSHPLLSTAPSLPTPTTPISASPNSLPQVSPGHILNSSLGLGLGLGKVGMTGTSSANSMSGLGLTGMSASLNTMAGLLSGSTHAPYAQAAALGGLGLSTTTQSSVSLESSSIPTSCSSGVTTNGAGTGLGLLGSSPAHGSLTGGILGLVPGQSVIPGPPLIPLSPVGAAPGGAVGMMGGNGGSMGPIGGVVGSNAAPARPPSGLKQNGSTSYSAVVAESTAESAFSTPSQSQSSQPSSLTSSASQPMDNGPSLINSITLPPSSPSPSFSDSIPGGGSLLNGPHSYTQASEGLKAPEPLSSLKAMAERAALGSGLDGEIPNLHLTDRDIFSGSSAAPGTPAAPQPSLSEVSIPPSLGVCPLGPTPLSKDQVYQQTMQESAWTHMPHPSDSERIRQYLMRNPCPTLPFHHQMPPHHSDSIEFYQRLSTETLFFIFYYLEGTKAQYLSAKALKKQSWRFHTKYMMWFQRHEEPKTITDEFEQGTYIYFDYEKWGQRKKEGFTFEYRYLEDRDLQ